A single genomic interval of Flavihumibacter rivuli harbors:
- a CDS encoding TAT-variant-translocated molybdopterin oxidoreductase, whose product MEQKKYWQSFGELNNSEAHQKNAQDEFKEELPFENFDAQGLTDAKTPRRDFLKYLGFSTAAAAVAASCETPVKKAIPFVNRPADITPGVAEYYATTYVAGGEAIPVVAKVRDGRPIKIEGNELSSFTKGGTSARVQASVLDLYDTARLRYPLADGKEVSTFDAFDKMVGDALNGLGGAPVVLLTGTINSPSSKQVISEFLAKYPNSRHVQYDAVSYTGLLLANEASYGKRAIPSYHFDKAKVVVSLGADFLGTWLNPVEFGKAYSKGRKVNPSNLNMSKHYQFESMLSLTGSNADERFTHRPSETGAVAAALLGALNGQGVSGVSGDKLKKGIEKVAKDLAAHKGQALVVSGSNDVNVQILVNAINEAIGANGTTINWAETLQVKAGIDAEMATLVADMNAGKIGALLVADVNPAYDYHDAEQFKAGLKKVKVSVSFNEKKDETTELCKYVLPSNNFLESWGDAEPKSGYISLIQPTIAPLFKTRQWQESLLKWSGNTATFADYHKNFWTAKLGSNDTYLKALQDGVIEPATPAVGGASFNAGVVAQAAAAVAGAKKGGKVEVVLYQKVAIGDGRQANNPWLQEMPDPITRATWDNYVMMSPSLGKELFGIDLTNSTQADEYEAFPKKPAVKVKVGNKKEVELPVLLIPGMNHDTIAIAVGYGRSEHIGKAAAGVGQNVFHLASFNGTTVIRHADATVEKSENSAFKIATTQTHSSYEGRHEVIKELSLAEYTKNPKQILEARAKELAPWGGLENYEKDGTIYPVFDKPGIKWGMSIDLNSCYGCGACVVACNAENNVSVVGKSEVLRAHDMHWLRIDRYFTGNVEDPESIQTVFQPMLCQHCDNAPCENVCPVAATNHSSEGLNQMTYNRCIGTRYCANNCPYKVRRFNWADYTGADSFKGNQDEASDVIMMMNDDLTRMVLNPDVTVRSRGVIEKCSFCVQRLQEGKLKAKKEGRPLENGDVKTACQQACAADAIVFGNVNDSKSAISEARKTNETRLFYVQEQIHVLPNVSYLAKVRNTEVISAHAGEEHHEAAPAAEAHGEKH is encoded by the coding sequence ATGGAGCAAAAAAAGTACTGGCAAAGTTTCGGCGAGTTGAACAACTCAGAAGCACATCAAAAGAACGCACAGGACGAGTTTAAGGAAGAGCTGCCGTTTGAGAATTTTGATGCCCAAGGCTTAACAGATGCCAAAACTCCTCGTAGGGACTTTTTGAAATACCTGGGTTTCAGCACCGCTGCTGCCGCAGTAGCTGCCAGCTGTGAAACCCCTGTAAAGAAGGCTATCCCCTTCGTTAACCGTCCCGCAGATATTACTCCGGGTGTGGCTGAATACTATGCAACAACTTATGTTGCCGGTGGTGAAGCCATTCCAGTTGTAGCCAAGGTTCGTGATGGCCGCCCCATCAAGATCGAGGGTAACGAACTGTCCAGCTTTACTAAAGGCGGTACTTCAGCAAGGGTACAGGCTTCTGTCCTGGACCTTTATGATACAGCCCGTTTGCGCTATCCCCTGGCAGATGGTAAGGAAGTTTCCACTTTCGATGCTTTCGATAAAATGGTGGGTGATGCGCTGAATGGCCTGGGTGGTGCTCCTGTAGTACTGCTGACCGGTACAATAAACTCCCCTTCCTCTAAACAAGTAATCAGCGAATTCCTCGCTAAATATCCCAATAGCCGCCACGTTCAATACGATGCGGTATCTTATACCGGCTTGTTGCTGGCCAACGAAGCCTCTTATGGCAAGCGCGCCATTCCTTCCTATCATTTCGATAAGGCAAAAGTAGTGGTGAGCCTTGGTGCTGATTTCCTCGGTACCTGGTTGAACCCCGTTGAATTCGGTAAGGCTTATTCCAAGGGTCGTAAGGTTAATCCTTCCAACCTCAACATGAGCAAGCACTACCAGTTCGAAAGCATGCTGAGCCTTACCGGCTCAAACGCTGACGAGCGTTTCACGCACCGTCCTTCCGAGACCGGCGCTGTTGCAGCTGCACTGTTGGGTGCTCTGAATGGCCAGGGCGTTAGCGGTGTGAGCGGTGATAAGCTGAAGAAAGGAATTGAAAAAGTTGCCAAGGACCTGGCAGCCCATAAGGGTCAGGCACTGGTTGTTAGCGGAAGCAACGACGTGAATGTGCAGATCCTTGTTAATGCGATCAATGAGGCCATCGGTGCCAATGGTACTACCATCAACTGGGCTGAAACCCTGCAGGTAAAGGCCGGTATCGATGCTGAAATGGCTACCCTGGTAGCTGATATGAATGCCGGTAAGATCGGAGCCCTGCTGGTTGCCGATGTTAACCCTGCATACGATTACCATGATGCTGAGCAGTTCAAGGCCGGCTTGAAGAAAGTGAAGGTATCTGTGTCTTTCAATGAGAAGAAAGACGAGACCACTGAACTGTGTAAGTATGTACTTCCCTCCAACAATTTCCTGGAGAGCTGGGGAGATGCTGAACCTAAGTCTGGCTATATCAGCCTGATCCAGCCAACCATCGCTCCGCTGTTCAAGACACGCCAGTGGCAGGAAAGCCTGCTGAAGTGGAGTGGCAATACCGCAACATTCGCTGATTACCATAAGAATTTCTGGACCGCTAAACTGGGCAGCAATGATACCTACCTGAAGGCCCTTCAGGACGGTGTGATCGAACCTGCTACCCCTGCAGTTGGTGGAGCCTCCTTCAATGCAGGAGTTGTAGCCCAGGCTGCTGCTGCTGTTGCCGGTGCCAAGAAAGGTGGTAAGGTTGAAGTGGTGTTGTACCAGAAAGTTGCCATCGGTGATGGTCGCCAGGCCAATAACCCCTGGTTGCAGGAAATGCCGGATCCCATTACCCGTGCTACCTGGGACAACTATGTGATGATGTCCCCTTCCCTGGGTAAGGAATTGTTTGGTATCGACCTTACCAACAGTACCCAGGCTGATGAATACGAGGCATTCCCCAAGAAGCCTGCGGTTAAGGTGAAGGTTGGCAATAAGAAGGAAGTGGAACTTCCGGTGTTGCTGATCCCCGGCATGAACCATGATACTATCGCCATTGCGGTTGGTTACGGACGTTCAGAGCATATTGGTAAAGCTGCTGCAGGTGTAGGACAGAATGTATTCCACCTGGCCAGCTTCAACGGAACTACCGTGATCCGCCATGCTGATGCTACAGTAGAAAAATCAGAGAACAGTGCCTTCAAGATCGCCACAACCCAGACCCATAGCAGCTATGAAGGTCGTCATGAGGTGATCAAGGAATTGTCACTGGCAGAATATACCAAGAACCCCAAGCAGATCCTGGAAGCTCGTGCCAAGGAACTGGCACCATGGGGTGGACTAGAGAATTACGAGAAGGATGGAACCATCTATCCTGTGTTTGACAAGCCCGGTATCAAGTGGGGTATGAGCATCGACCTGAACAGCTGTTACGGTTGCGGTGCCTGTGTGGTGGCTTGTAATGCTGAAAATAACGTGTCCGTTGTAGGTAAGTCTGAAGTGCTCCGTGCACACGATATGCACTGGTTGCGTATCGACCGTTACTTCACCGGTAATGTAGAAGATCCTGAAAGCATCCAGACCGTGTTCCAGCCGATGCTGTGCCAGCACTGCGATAACGCTCCTTGTGAGAACGTTTGTCCGGTAGCAGCTACCAACCACAGCTCTGAAGGCTTGAACCAGATGACCTACAACCGTTGTATCGGTACCAGGTATTGCGCTAACAACTGTCCATATAAGGTACGTCGTTTCAACTGGGCTGACTACACCGGAGCTGACAGCTTCAAGGGTAACCAGGATGAGGCCAGCGATGTGATCATGATGATGAACGATGACCTGACCCGCATGGTGCTGAACCCGGATGTTACGGTTCGTAGCCGTGGTGTGATCGAGAAGTGTTCCTTCTGCGTACAGCGTCTGCAGGAAGGTAAGCTGAAGGCCAAGAAAGAAGGCCGTCCGCTCGAGAATGGTGATGTGAAGACTGCTTGCCAGCAGGCTTGTGCCGCCGATGCCATCGTGTTCGGTAACGTTAACGACAGCAAGAGCGCTATCAGCGAGGCCCGCAAGACAAACGAAACCCGTTTGTTCTATGTACAGGAGCAGATCCACGTATTGCCGAATGTTAGCTACCTGGCCAAGGTGCGCAACACAGAAGTGATCAGCGCCCATGCCGGTGAAGAGCATCATGAAGCTGCACCAGCTGCTGAAGCCCATGGTGAGAAGCACTAA
- a CDS encoding c-type cytochrome translates to MIHYRSNAKRFVISILFLTVFCFGTNVWAQDGKALFQQNCASCHAVNKNLTGPALAGIEERVPDKKLLYAWIRNNQAVLQTGNKYFNDLYNQYNKAAMNLFPNLTDGEIAAIITYVNKAASEAAAPPKEEGGAKAEAQGSDNSLLYGILTLVLAVIVLILLQVNSNLKRLTDEKEGIPSYEPVPFWRNKAYIALFAVVLFIIGGYFTIQGAIGLGRSKDYQPEQPIYYSHKVHAGTNQINCLYCHGGAQEGKHANIPSLNTCMNCHMAINEYAGEKLYREDGTEVNGTEEIKKLYKYTGWDPQAKKYTGEAKPIEWVKIHNLPDHVYFNHAQHVKAGKVACQTCHGPIQEMGEVYQFSDLSMGWCVNCHRESKVQFTDNKFYSIYEKFHNDLKSGKMDSVTVEKIGGTECQKCHY, encoded by the coding sequence ATGATTCACTATAGATCGAATGCGAAGAGATTTGTAATCAGTATCCTTTTCCTCACTGTATTTTGTTTCGGTACGAATGTTTGGGCCCAGGATGGTAAGGCACTTTTCCAGCAAAACTGTGCTTCCTGTCATGCGGTAAACAAGAATTTGACCGGTCCGGCGCTTGCCGGGATCGAGGAAAGGGTTCCCGACAAGAAGCTGTTGTATGCCTGGATCCGTAACAACCAGGCCGTCCTGCAGACGGGCAACAAGTATTTCAACGACCTGTACAACCAGTACAACAAGGCGGCGATGAACCTGTTCCCCAACCTGACCGATGGGGAAATTGCAGCGATCATTACTTACGTTAATAAAGCTGCTAGCGAGGCTGCTGCTCCTCCCAAGGAAGAGGGCGGCGCTAAAGCAGAAGCCCAAGGCAGTGACAATTCCCTGCTCTACGGTATCCTGACGCTGGTGCTGGCCGTTATCGTGCTGATCCTGTTGCAGGTGAACTCCAACCTGAAGCGCCTGACCGACGAGAAGGAAGGTATCCCCTCTTATGAGCCCGTTCCTTTCTGGAGGAATAAGGCCTATATCGCCCTGTTCGCGGTAGTACTGTTCATCATCGGTGGTTATTTCACCATCCAGGGCGCGATCGGACTTGGACGTTCCAAGGACTACCAGCCTGAACAACCTATCTATTATTCCCACAAAGTACATGCCGGCACCAACCAGATCAACTGTCTGTATTGCCATGGTGGTGCACAGGAAGGCAAGCATGCGAATATCCCCTCCCTCAATACCTGTATGAACTGCCATATGGCGATCAACGAGTATGCCGGTGAGAAACTGTACCGTGAAGACGGTACCGAGGTTAACGGAACCGAAGAGATCAAGAAGCTTTACAAGTATACCGGTTGGGATCCCCAGGCCAAGAAATATACTGGTGAAGCCAAGCCGATCGAGTGGGTAAAGATCCACAACCTTCCTGACCATGTTTATTTCAACCACGCCCAGCACGTAAAGGCCGGTAAGGTGGCTTGTCAAACCTGTCATGGCCCGATCCAGGAAATGGGTGAAGTATACCAGTTCTCTGACCTGAGCATGGGATGGTGCGTTAACTGTCACCGCGAAAGCAAGGTGCAGTTCACCGACAACAAGTTCTACAGCATTTATGAGAAGTTCCATAACGATCTGAAGAGTGGCAAGATGGATAGCGTAACCGTAGAGAAGATCGGTGGTACAGAATGTCAGAAGTGTCACTATTAA
- the purN gene encoding phosphoribosylglycinamide formyltransferase: protein MFEKLQRKWKVSPTQLFLVLCTFAIGGSLTGLAGKKLMNFLGMEKGVLWVVTYIILLTLIWPLMVLLVSVPFGQFRFFRNYLQRMGSRMGLNPATAVAATHRSDNIIENQTEKPQSSIMSTLVNTSPLPSQPVQLAIFASGSGTNAQQLMEHFAGNPAIRVSLVVSNKPEAFVLTRAANHKVPSLVIEKEQFFRGDAYVTELQQQGIDFIVLAGFLWKVPSALIAAYPNRIINIHPALLPKYGGKGMYGNHVHTAVIEAGEKESGITIHYVDEQYDHGGTIFQATCPVLEGDTPETLAARIHELEHAHYPRVVEEVVKAQVLR from the coding sequence ATGTTTGAAAAGCTCCAGCGAAAATGGAAGGTAAGTCCCACCCAGCTTTTCCTCGTACTCTGCACTTTCGCCATCGGCGGAAGCCTGACAGGCCTGGCAGGAAAAAAGCTCATGAACTTTTTGGGCATGGAGAAAGGCGTTCTGTGGGTGGTGACCTATATAATATTATTGACACTCATCTGGCCGTTGATGGTGCTCCTGGTCAGCGTACCCTTTGGACAGTTCCGGTTTTTCAGGAACTACCTGCAGAGGATGGGTAGCCGCATGGGACTTAACCCGGCCACTGCAGTTGCCGCCACCCACCGATCAGATAATATCATTGAAAATCAAACAGAAAAGCCTCAGTCTTCGATCATGTCAACACTTGTCAACACAAGTCCCCTTCCTTCCCAACCCGTTCAACTGGCCATATTTGCCTCCGGTTCCGGCACCAATGCCCAGCAACTCATGGAACATTTTGCCGGGAATCCGGCTATTAGGGTAAGCCTGGTGGTCAGCAATAAGCCCGAAGCCTTTGTACTGACCAGGGCGGCCAACCACAAGGTGCCAAGCCTGGTCATCGAGAAGGAGCAGTTTTTCAGGGGTGATGCCTATGTGACCGAATTGCAGCAGCAAGGGATCGATTTCATTGTCCTGGCAGGTTTTCTCTGGAAGGTACCCTCGGCCCTGATCGCCGCTTACCCTAACCGCATCATCAATATCCACCCGGCCCTACTGCCGAAATATGGCGGGAAGGGGATGTACGGGAACCATGTCCATACGGCCGTTATCGAAGCAGGTGAAAAGGAAAGCGGCATCACCATCCATTATGTGGATGAACAATACGACCATGGCGGAACCATTTTCCAGGCCACCTGCCCGGTACTTGAAGGTGATACACCTGAAACCCTGGCCGCCAGGATCCATGAACTGGAACATGCCCATTACCCCAGGGTAGTAGAGGAAGTGGTAAAGGCGCAGGTCCTTCGTTAA
- a CDS encoding outer membrane lipoprotein-sorting protein, protein MITSFLLLRVLLSLLAMTPQESATEVIRKADLNMRGNTSYANLTIKIIRPSWSRELELRSWTKGNQLAMISIEAPVKDKGTVYLKRGKEVWNYIPTIERNIKLPPSMMSQSWMGTDFTNDDLVKEFSILEDYTHSFIGEEVILERSCHKIQLIPKPQAAVVWGKIITWIDKKDYIQLKAEYYDENGKLINLMTSSEIKTMGGRILPARLEMTPLTRKGQKTIMVYKDILFDKAIADQFFTIENMKLLQ, encoded by the coding sequence ATGATTACCAGTTTCCTATTGCTCCGGGTGCTTTTGTCCCTATTGGCAATGACCCCACAGGAATCTGCAACCGAAGTGATCAGGAAGGCAGACCTGAACATGAGGGGCAATACTTCCTATGCCAACCTCACCATTAAAATTATCCGCCCCTCCTGGAGCAGGGAGCTGGAACTACGGTCCTGGACCAAGGGCAACCAATTGGCCATGATCAGTATTGAAGCACCGGTAAAAGACAAGGGTACTGTTTACCTGAAACGGGGAAAGGAAGTCTGGAATTATATCCCCACCATCGAAAGGAATATCAAACTGCCGCCCAGCATGATGAGCCAAAGCTGGATGGGCACTGATTTTACCAATGACGACCTGGTCAAGGAGTTCTCCATCCTGGAAGACTATACCCACAGTTTCATTGGGGAGGAAGTGATCCTGGAGCGCTCCTGCCACAAGATCCAGTTAATACCCAAACCCCAGGCCGCAGTGGTGTGGGGAAAGATCATCACCTGGATCGATAAAAAAGATTATATCCAGCTGAAGGCTGAATACTATGATGAAAATGGGAAGCTCATTAACCTGATGACCAGCAGCGAGATCAAGACCATGGGAGGAAGGATCCTGCCTGCCAGGCTGGAAATGACCCCATTGACCAGGAAGGGCCAGAAGACCATCATGGTCTACAAGGATATCCTTTTTGACAAAGCCATCGCCGACCAATTTTTCACCATCGAAAACATGAAGCTATTGCAATGA
- a CDS encoding ABC transporter permease, with translation MIYLRMAWRNIWRNARRTWITIASVSFAVILSTFMWAMLEGVYDNMIRNVVAFSSGYLQIHKKGYWQEKSIENVFNADTSWVKQVAGMEGITAVVPRIENFALASTGENTAGVMVLGIDPKKENQVTNLEQKISAGRYLRPEDKGVIIGSGLARKLRLGVGDSLILLSQGYQASSANGLFPILGIVEMGSPELDKVMVYMPLDQAAVFFSLDGQLSSWALIISDQKELAAIKSRLAAKIDPGQYELMDWKEMMPELDQMITADGSGHKITLMVLYLVISFGIFSTILMMLAERQHEFGIMLAIGMKKHQLAFIVLLEIVMITLIGVVTGSLASLPVLFYFLSHPIRLGGELATIYENYGFEPIIPVSTAPSVFFSQARVVMVITLLIAVYPLYKIFRMKLMNALRS, from the coding sequence ATGATCTACCTGCGCATGGCCTGGCGAAATATCTGGCGCAATGCCAGGAGGACCTGGATCACCATTGCTTCAGTGAGTTTTGCCGTTATCCTTTCCACTTTCATGTGGGCCATGCTGGAAGGCGTGTATGATAACATGATCCGAAATGTGGTAGCCTTCTCTTCCGGCTACCTGCAGATTCACAAGAAGGGCTACTGGCAGGAAAAAAGCATCGAGAATGTATTTAATGCCGATACCAGCTGGGTCAAACAGGTTGCAGGCATGGAAGGCATTACCGCCGTGGTACCCAGGATCGAAAACTTTGCCCTCGCCTCTACCGGTGAGAATACCGCCGGTGTAATGGTTCTTGGCATAGACCCCAAAAAGGAAAACCAGGTCACCAACCTGGAACAAAAGATCTCGGCGGGAAGATACCTGCGTCCTGAAGATAAAGGGGTGATCATTGGATCCGGACTTGCACGTAAACTTCGCTTAGGCGTTGGCGATAGTCTCATCCTCCTGAGCCAAGGATACCAGGCTTCCAGTGCCAATGGGCTCTTCCCTATCCTTGGCATTGTAGAAATGGGCTCTCCTGAGCTCGATAAGGTAATGGTCTATATGCCCCTCGACCAGGCCGCTGTCTTCTTCAGCCTGGATGGGCAGTTAAGTTCGTGGGCACTCATCATCAGCGACCAAAAAGAACTGGCGGCCATCAAATCAAGGCTGGCAGCAAAGATCGATCCCGGGCAATATGAGCTGATGGATTGGAAGGAAATGATGCCCGAGCTGGACCAGATGATCACTGCTGATGGCAGCGGGCACAAGATCACCCTCATGGTGCTCTACCTCGTGATCAGTTTCGGGATCTTCAGCACCATCCTCATGATGCTGGCGGAAAGGCAACATGAATTCGGTATCATGCTCGCCATTGGCATGAAGAAACACCAGTTGGCCTTCATCGTTTTACTCGAAATCGTCATGATCACCCTCATCGGTGTGGTCACCGGAAGCCTGGCCAGCCTCCCCGTTCTATTCTATTTTCTCAGCCACCCGATCCGGCTGGGTGGCGAATTAGCGACCATTTATGAGAATTATGGATTTGAACCGATCATCCCTGTATCAACAGCCCCTTCCGTTTTCTTTTCCCAGGCAAGGGTGGTGATGGTCATCACACTATTGATAGCAGTTTATCCCCTCTATAAAATTTTCAGGATGAAACTCATGAATGCCTTAAGAAGCTGA
- a CDS encoding ABC transporter permease yields MLVVIAWRNIWRNPLRSLTIIGSVMIGLWAGIFILAFFRGMTNEQIRTAISQQLSHIQLHHPQFRELDEPEFTVRDVTKLDSIFSREPAIGAISRRMIITAMASSAYTSSGVSIYGIDPAAENAVTGLAVRTATGRYFDTSTHSQLLIGKKLAAKLHLELNSKLVLTFQDTKGELTASAFRICGIYTAANSSMEENNVYVKQKELDSLATLRGQVHEIAVLLKDNAFLDQTARLIQQASPGNKTETWKQLSPELRLMIDSFGQYMMIIIGIILVALVFGIVNTMLMAVLERVRELGVLMAIGLNKSKVFRMIITETILMTILGCMAGLPLAWVTVYLTGRSGISLERFAEGLALYGYGTKVYPQLESIYYWQVGAMALGATIIAAIYPAWKALQLNPATAIRKI; encoded by the coding sequence ATGCTGGTAGTAATTGCCTGGAGGAATATTTGGCGCAACCCCTTGCGAAGCCTGACCATCATCGGGTCCGTCATGATCGGCTTGTGGGCGGGCATCTTTATCCTGGCCTTTTTCCGGGGCATGACCAATGAACAGATCCGGACTGCCATTTCCCAACAACTCTCCCATATCCAGCTTCACCATCCCCAATTCAGGGAACTGGATGAGCCTGAGTTCACCGTAAGGGATGTTACCAAACTGGATTCCATCTTCTCCCGGGAACCTGCGATCGGGGCCATTTCCAGACGCATGATCATTACCGCAATGGCCTCTTCGGCATATACTTCCTCAGGCGTGAGCATATATGGTATTGACCCTGCCGCAGAAAACGCCGTTACAGGCCTGGCTGTAAGGACCGCTACCGGAAGGTATTTCGATACTTCCACCCACAGCCAGCTGCTGATAGGGAAAAAGCTTGCGGCCAAATTACATCTCGAACTCAACAGCAAACTGGTACTTACCTTCCAGGATACAAAAGGGGAGCTCACGGCATCTGCTTTCAGGATCTGCGGAATCTATACTGCTGCCAACAGCTCCATGGAGGAAAACAATGTTTATGTCAAACAAAAGGAACTGGACTCTCTCGCAACCTTACGGGGACAGGTACACGAAATAGCAGTGCTGCTGAAGGACAATGCATTCCTTGACCAAACTGCCAGGCTAATACAACAGGCATCCCCGGGAAACAAGACAGAAACCTGGAAACAGTTATCGCCTGAACTAAGGCTGATGATCGACTCATTTGGACAGTACATGATGATCATTATTGGGATCATCCTGGTCGCATTGGTTTTCGGCATCGTAAACACCATGCTGATGGCTGTGCTGGAAAGGGTCAGGGAGCTTGGCGTACTGATGGCCATTGGCCTGAACAAATCGAAGGTCTTTCGCATGATCATCACCGAGACCATCCTGATGACCATCCTTGGCTGTATGGCAGGCCTGCCCCTGGCATGGGTTACGGTTTACCTCACAGGCAGGAGCGGAATAAGCCTGGAAAGGTTTGCGGAAGGCCTGGCCCTATATGGCTATGGAACAAAAGTATATCCGCAGCTGGAATCAATATACTACTGGCAGGTTGGGGCGATGGCGCTGGGAGCAACCATTATTGCTGCCATCTATCCCGCCTGGAAAGCCTTACAGTTAAACCCGGCGACTGCCATCAGAAAAATTTGA
- a CDS encoding ABC transporter ATP-binding protein: MNMTVIDAHNVSKVYQQGPVTIKAVNNIHLHIEKGEFVALVGPSGSGKTTLLNMIGGLDEPTTGQVIINGVDITRLKANELIDFRLHNIGFVFQSFNLIPVLTAKENIEFIMLLLKVKKADRDARVQQLLTEVGLPEKADVKPGELSGGQQQRVAVARALASKPQFVLADEPTANLDSRSAANLLDIMEKLNQEEEMTFVFSTHDQRVIQRARRVITLVDGQIDSDTNQTPLRHGE, encoded by the coding sequence ATGAACATGACCGTGATCGATGCACATAATGTGTCAAAAGTTTACCAACAGGGGCCTGTTACCATCAAGGCGGTGAACAATATCCACCTGCATATTGAGAAAGGGGAATTTGTGGCATTGGTTGGTCCATCCGGATCTGGAAAAACCACGCTCCTCAACATGATCGGCGGGCTGGATGAACCCACGACCGGGCAGGTCATCATCAATGGCGTGGACATCACCCGGCTCAAGGCCAATGAACTGATCGACTTCCGGCTGCATAATATCGGATTCGTATTCCAATCCTTCAACCTCATCCCTGTTCTGACGGCTAAAGAGAATATAGAGTTCATCATGCTGCTGCTCAAAGTGAAGAAAGCCGATCGGGATGCCAGGGTGCAACAACTATTAACGGAAGTGGGCCTACCGGAAAAAGCCGATGTCAAGCCGGGTGAATTGTCAGGCGGGCAACAGCAAAGGGTGGCCGTTGCGCGGGCATTGGCATCCAAACCCCAGTTCGTATTGGCCGACGAGCCCACAGCCAACCTTGATTCCAGATCGGCGGCCAACCTGCTCGATATCATGGAAAAGCTGAACCAGGAAGAAGAAATGACCTTCGTATTCTCCACCCATGACCAAAGGGTCATCCAGCGGGCCAGGAGGGTGATCACCCTGGTCGACGGGCAAATTGACTCAGACACCAACCAAACCCCACTCCGGCATGGTGAATAG
- a CDS encoding serine hydrolase — protein sequence MFKRLTLSLSMLLVVGFSHFASAQPSFIKDSLDTYVTRAMQQWQIPGVSIAVIKGDSVWVMKGYGVLEQGGNQKVNEHTRFGIGSNTKAFTGTAMAMLETDKKLSLDDKVQKWVPDFTMYDPWVAKEAMVRDLLSHRLGFETFQGDFMYFDSDLTYKQVKEKFGKLKPMYGLRSKWGYTNAAFAVAGEVIEKASGQSWASFLDSRIFKPLGMYNTLAVTNQIDTARNTAKAHTIVEGKLKKVPYGRLDNMAPAGNIFSSAYDMSRWAKALLNDGELDGKKIIDPAAIASTRLPHSIMGNNQHPFNRTHFALYGLGWFLNDYEGKLLVEHTGGVNGFVTAVTLVPEEKIGIIVLTNTDYNGFFEAMKAELLDACLGLPYRNYNGFAMNMQEEGETRRAKTLKERRDTVAMKIPMAASMDAFAGIYQHDVYGKMTISKENDKLIARFEYHKGRYATLEPMGGNRMLASFNDPLYGVRVWPFTIENGKVKSVTMTVSSFIEFTPYEFIRQ from the coding sequence ATGTTCAAGCGCCTGACCTTATCACTTTCTATGCTGCTGGTAGTTGGTTTTTCCCATTTTGCCAGCGCCCAGCCTTCCTTCATCAAAGACAGTCTCGACACCTATGTAACCCGGGCCATGCAGCAGTGGCAAATTCCCGGGGTATCCATTGCCGTTATCAAAGGCGACAGTGTCTGGGTCATGAAAGGCTATGGGGTATTGGAGCAGGGCGGGAACCAGAAAGTGAATGAACACACCCGTTTCGGTATCGGCAGTAATACCAAGGCCTTCACCGGAACAGCCATGGCCATGTTAGAAACAGATAAGAAATTGTCCCTTGATGATAAAGTGCAAAAGTGGGTACCGGATTTTACCATGTACGACCCCTGGGTGGCCAAAGAGGCTATGGTCCGCGACCTGCTCAGTCACCGGTTAGGCTTCGAGACCTTCCAGGGTGATTTTATGTATTTCGATTCTGACCTGACCTATAAGCAGGTCAAGGAAAAGTTTGGGAAACTCAAACCCATGTATGGCCTTCGCTCCAAATGGGGTTATACAAATGCTGCATTCGCAGTGGCCGGCGAAGTAATTGAAAAAGCCAGTGGACAATCATGGGCTTCCTTCCTGGACAGCAGGATATTCAAGCCCCTGGGCATGTACAATACCCTGGCAGTAACCAACCAGATTGATACGGCAAGGAATACCGCAAAGGCGCATACCATCGTTGAGGGGAAGCTTAAGAAGGTCCCATACGGGAGGTTGGACAATATGGCCCCGGCGGGAAATATCTTTTCTTCTGCATATGATATGAGCCGCTGGGCAAAGGCATTACTGAACGATGGTGAACTGGATGGCAAGAAAATTATCGATCCCGCAGCCATTGCCAGTACCCGTCTCCCCCATTCCATTATGGGGAACAACCAACACCCATTTAACAGGACCCATTTTGCCCTATACGGCCTGGGATGGTTCCTTAACGATTATGAAGGAAAACTCCTGGTGGAACATACCGGCGGGGTGAATGGTTTTGTTACTGCTGTAACATTGGTGCCCGAAGAAAAGATTGGCATCATTGTTTTGACCAACACGGATTACAATGGCTTCTTCGAAGCGATGAAGGCTGAACTATTGGATGCCTGCCTTGGCCTCCCTTACCGCAACTACAATGGCTTTGCCATGAACATGCAGGAAGAAGGGGAAACCAGAAGGGCCAAAACACTTAAAGAAAGAAGGGATACGGTGGCCATGAAGATCCCTATGGCTGCATCCATGGATGCATTTGCCGGGATTTACCAGCACGATGTTTATGGGAAAATGACCATCAGCAAGGAAAATGATAAGCTTATTGCCAGGTTTGAATACCACAAAGGACGTTATGCCACTCTTGAACCCATGGGCGGGAACAGGATGCTTGCCAGTTTCAACGACCCCCTATATGGTGTTAGGGTTTGGCCTTTCACTATTGAAAATGGAAAGGTGAAGTCGGTCACCATGACCGTTTCCTCATTTATTGAATTCACCCCTTATGAATTCATCAGGCAATAA